The following coding sequences lie in one Panicum virgatum strain AP13 chromosome 6N, P.virgatum_v5, whole genome shotgun sequence genomic window:
- the LOC120678537 gene encoding putative potassium transporter 12 isoform X3, translating into MSTDVVVIVAVVILIGLFCMQHYGTDKVGWLFAPLVLLWFILIGSVGVVNIHKYNSSVLKAYNPVYIFRYFKRGKSEIWASLGGVMLSITGTEALYADLCHFPVLAIQIAFTLVVFPCLLLAYTGQAAYIIDHKDHVADAFYRSIPGPIYWPAFIIATLAAVVASQATISATYSIIKQALALGCFPRVNVVHTSKKFLGQIYIPDINWILMILCIAVTAGFKNQSQIGNAYGTAVVIVMLVTTFLMVPVMLLVWKSHWILVVIFLVLSLTVELPYFTACINKVDQGGWVPLVIAITFFIIMYVWHFCTVKRYEFEMHSKVSMAWILGLGPSLGLVRVPGIGFVYTELASGVPHIFSHFITNLPAIHSVVVFACVKYLPVYTVPVEERFIMKRIGPKNYHMFRCVARYGYKDIHKKDEDFEKMLLDRLLVFVRLESMMDGYSDSEDFTMMEQKGERSTRALLTEKAGSNTMSSIGDMSYSSHDSIMPAKSPLTGNSLTRYSSQTFGDEQEFLNRCKDAGVVHILGNTVVQARRDSGIVKKVAVNYVYAFLRKLCRENSVIFNVPHESLLNVGQIYYI; encoded by the exons ATGAGCACAG ATGTGGTTGTAATTGTTGCTGTGGTCATATTAATTGGCTTATTCTGCATGCAACACTATGGGACAGATAAAGTTGGGTGGCTCTTTGCACCTCTAGTGCTCCTTTGGTTTATTCTAATTGGAAGTGTTGGGGTAGTGAACATACACAAGTACAACAGTTCTGTTCTAAAAGCATATAATCCAGTCTACATCTTCCGGTATTTCAAACGAGGGAAATCTGAGATTTGGGCATCTCTTGGAGGGGTCATGCTTAGCATCACAG GAACTGAAGCATTGTATGCTGATCTCTGTCACTTCCCTGTATTGGCTATTCAG ATCGCCTTCACCTTAGTGGTGTTCCCATGCCTTCTACTGGCATACACTGGGCAGGCTGCTTACATTATTGACCACAAGGACCATGTAGCTGATGCTTTCTATCGCTCCATCCCAG GACCCATATACTGGCCAGCCTTCATCATAGCAACTCTTGCAGCTGTAGTCGCAAGTCAAGCAACCATATCTGCTACTTACTCAATAATAAAGCAAGCTCTTGCACTGGGTTGTTTCCCCCGTGTCAATGTTGTCCATACCTCAAAGAAATTTCTGGGGCAGATTTACATCCCTGACATCAACTGGATACTTATGATTCTTTGCATTGCTGTGACTGCTGGATTCAAGAACCAAAGCCAGATAGGAAATGCATATG GCACTGCGGTGGTGATTGTTATGCTAGTTACAACATTCCTTATGGTCCCAGTTATGCTGCTTGTATGGAAGAGCCACTGGATTCTTGTTGTCATCTTCCTAGTGCTCTCCTTGACGGTTGAGCTCCCATACTTCACAGCCTGCATTAATAAAGTGGACCAAGGTGGATGGGTTCCCCTAGTCATCGCCATAaccttcttcatcatcatgtaCGTGTGGCATTTCTGCACCGTGAAGCGCTATGAATTTGAGATGCACAGCAAGGTCTCTATGGCCTGGATTCTGGGACTAGGGCCAAGCCTTGGCCTTGTCAGGGTCCCTGGAATAGGCTTTGTGTATACCGAGCTTGCAAGTGGTGTCCCACATATCTTCTCCCATTTCATCACCAACCTCCCTGCCATCCATTCGGTTGTTGTCTTTGCCTGTGTGAAGTACCTGCCGGTATATACAGTCCCTGTTGAAGAACGGTTCATCATGAAGAGGATTGGGCCAAAGAACTATCACATGTTCCGCTGTGTCGCAAGGTATGGATACAAGGACATCCACAAGAAAGACGAAGACTTTGAGAAGATGCTCCTCGACAGGCTCTTGGTCTTTGTCAGACTAGAGAGCATGATGGATGGCTACTCCGACTCTGAGGATTTCACCATGATGGAGCAGAAGGGTGAGAGGTCCACCAGAGCACTGCTGACTGAGAAGGCTGGAAGCAACACAATGAGCTCGATTGGTGACATGAGCTACTCATCACATGACTCCATCATGCCGGCCAAATCACCTTTGACAGGGAACAGCCTGACAAGGTACTCGAGCCAGACATTCGGCGACGAGCAGGAGTTCCTGAACCGGTGCAAGGACGCTGGTGTCGTGCACATCCTCGGGAACACGGTCGTGCAGGCACGCAGAGATTCGGGGATCGTCAAGAAGGTGGCTGTGAATTATGTGTACGCCTTCCTTAGGAAGCTGTGCAGGGAGAACAGTGTGATCTTCAATGTTCCTCATGAAAGCCTTCTGAATGTAGGCCAGATATATTACATATGA
- the LOC120680108 gene encoding nuclear transcription factor Y subunit C-2-like produces the protein MDQYSQEINNDDGATSGVTPGSYPLNTFLQPAALESVPLLSATAAFLPVPASQGAAAYPATILSSFSNQQSSQTNAFEAATNVAGGTPAAFALTPYNHQPEALASLPPSSSAGTTRLPSAAGSSSSQVAGAGAAYQASIPVPLSSQHQAALFQKFQQLQQHQLQYQEQQLQALWTGQLVEAEQATDLKVHNLPLARIKKIMKADEDVKMIAGEVPVLFAKACEMFILELTLRSWLHAEGAKRRTLQRSDVASAIIANEMFDFLMDVSPTEEQNGNGVAPPQQTATMPPATFPIPFPMYANQQPVTFMWPPTEYQQPQQRQQQNSDGGQAE, from the coding sequence ATGGATCAATACTCACAGGAGATCAACAATGATGATGGTGCCACAAGTGGTGTTACCCCTGGATCATATCCTCTAAACACATTCCTACAGCCTGCAGCATTGGAATCAGTGCCTCTGTTGTcagccaccgccgccttccTTCCAGTTCCAGCTTCCCAAGGCGCTGCAGCCTACCCAGCCACCATTCTGTCGTCGTTCTCGAACCAGCAATCGTCACAGACTAACGCTTTTGAAGCAGCTACAAATGTTGCTGGTGGTACCCCTGCAGCATTTGCCCTAACACCATACAATCACCAACCTGAAGCATTGGCGTCATTGCCTCCGTCGTCATCAGCTGGCACCACCAGACTTCCATCAGCTGCAGGCTCGAGCTCGTCCCAGGttgccggtgccggtgctgcCTACCAAGCTTCCATCCCAGTGCCGCTGTCGAGCCAGCACCAGGCCGCGTTGTTCCAGAAGTTCCAGCAGCTCCAGCAGCACCAGCtgcagtaccaggagcagcagcTCCAGGCTCTGTGGACGGGCCAGCTGGTCGAGGCCGAGCAGGCTACGGACCTCAAGGTCCACAACCTGCCCCTGGCGCGGATCAAGAAGATCATGAAGGCCGACGAGGACGTCAAGATGATCGCCGGCGAGGTGCCCGTGCTCTTCGCCAAGGCCTGCGAGATGTTCATCCTGGAGCTCACGCTGCGGTCGTGGCTCCACGCCGAGGGGGCCAAGCGCCGGACGCTGCAGCGGAGCGACGTCGCCTCGGCGATCATCGCCAACGAGATGTTTGATTTCCTGATGGATGTCTCTCCGACGGAGGAGCAGAATGGGAATGGAgttgcgccgccgcagcagacCGCAAccatgccgccggcgacctTCCCGATCCCCTTTCCGATGTATGCAAACCAGCAGCCTGTGACGTTCATGTGGCCGCCGACGGAGTaccagcagccgcagcagcgccAACAACAGAATTCTGATGGTGGACAAGCCGAGTAA
- the LOC120678537 gene encoding putative potassium transporter 12 isoform X2, producing MKFVEGGTFALYSLLCRHAKVSTIPNQHKTDEELTTYSRQTYEENSLAAKVKRWLEGHAYKKNCLLILVLIGTCTAIGDGILTPAISVLSASGGIRVQNQNMSTDVVVIVAVVILIGLFCMQHYGTDKVGWLFAPLVLLWFILIGSVGVVNIHKYNSSVLKAYNPVYIFRYFKRGKSEIWASLGGVMLSITGTEALYADLCHFPVLAIQIAFTLVVFPCLLLAYTGQAAYIIDHKDHVADAFYRSIPGPIYWPAFIIATLAAVVASQATISATYSIIKQALALGCFPRVNVVHTSKKFLGQIYIPDINWILMILCIAVTAGFKNQSQIGNAYGTAVVIVMLVTTFLMVPVMLLVWKSHWILVVIFLVLSLTVELPYFTACINKVDQGGWVPLVIAITFFIIMYVWHFCTVKRYEFEMHSKVSMAWILGLGPSLGLVRVPGIGFVYTELASGVPHIFSHFITNLPAIHSVVVFACVKYLPVYTVPVEERFIMKRIGPKNYHMFRCVARYGYKDIHKKDEDFEKMLLDRLLVFVRLESMMDGYSDSEDFTMMEQKGERSTRALLTEKAGSNTMSSIGDMSYSSHDSIMPAKSPLTGNSLTRYSSQTFGDEQEFLNRCKDAGVVHILGNTVVQARRDSGIVKKVAVNYVYAFLRKLCRENSVIFNVPHESLLNVGQIYYI from the exons ATGAAATTTGTAGAAG GTGGCACATTTGCTCTTTATTCTCTACTGTGCCGGCATGCAAAGGTCAGCACTATACCCAACCAACATAAGACCGATGAAGAATTAACCACATATAGTCGGCAAACTTATGAGGAGAATTCACTTGCAGCAAAAGTGAAGAGATGGCTAGAGGGACATGCATATAAAAAGAATTGTCTTCTTATTCTCGTTCTCATTGGTACATGTACCGCCATTGGAGATGGAATCCTTACTCCTGCTATATCAG TTCTCTCTGCATCAGGTGGAATAAGGGTTCAGAACCAGAACATGAGCACAG ATGTGGTTGTAATTGTTGCTGTGGTCATATTAATTGGCTTATTCTGCATGCAACACTATGGGACAGATAAAGTTGGGTGGCTCTTTGCACCTCTAGTGCTCCTTTGGTTTATTCTAATTGGAAGTGTTGGGGTAGTGAACATACACAAGTACAACAGTTCTGTTCTAAAAGCATATAATCCAGTCTACATCTTCCGGTATTTCAAACGAGGGAAATCTGAGATTTGGGCATCTCTTGGAGGGGTCATGCTTAGCATCACAG GAACTGAAGCATTGTATGCTGATCTCTGTCACTTCCCTGTATTGGCTATTCAG ATCGCCTTCACCTTAGTGGTGTTCCCATGCCTTCTACTGGCATACACTGGGCAGGCTGCTTACATTATTGACCACAAGGACCATGTAGCTGATGCTTTCTATCGCTCCATCCCAG GACCCATATACTGGCCAGCCTTCATCATAGCAACTCTTGCAGCTGTAGTCGCAAGTCAAGCAACCATATCTGCTACTTACTCAATAATAAAGCAAGCTCTTGCACTGGGTTGTTTCCCCCGTGTCAATGTTGTCCATACCTCAAAGAAATTTCTGGGGCAGATTTACATCCCTGACATCAACTGGATACTTATGATTCTTTGCATTGCTGTGACTGCTGGATTCAAGAACCAAAGCCAGATAGGAAATGCATATG GCACTGCGGTGGTGATTGTTATGCTAGTTACAACATTCCTTATGGTCCCAGTTATGCTGCTTGTATGGAAGAGCCACTGGATTCTTGTTGTCATCTTCCTAGTGCTCTCCTTGACGGTTGAGCTCCCATACTTCACAGCCTGCATTAATAAAGTGGACCAAGGTGGATGGGTTCCCCTAGTCATCGCCATAaccttcttcatcatcatgtaCGTGTGGCATTTCTGCACCGTGAAGCGCTATGAATTTGAGATGCACAGCAAGGTCTCTATGGCCTGGATTCTGGGACTAGGGCCAAGCCTTGGCCTTGTCAGGGTCCCTGGAATAGGCTTTGTGTATACCGAGCTTGCAAGTGGTGTCCCACATATCTTCTCCCATTTCATCACCAACCTCCCTGCCATCCATTCGGTTGTTGTCTTTGCCTGTGTGAAGTACCTGCCGGTATATACAGTCCCTGTTGAAGAACGGTTCATCATGAAGAGGATTGGGCCAAAGAACTATCACATGTTCCGCTGTGTCGCAAGGTATGGATACAAGGACATCCACAAGAAAGACGAAGACTTTGAGAAGATGCTCCTCGACAGGCTCTTGGTCTTTGTCAGACTAGAGAGCATGATGGATGGCTACTCCGACTCTGAGGATTTCACCATGATGGAGCAGAAGGGTGAGAGGTCCACCAGAGCACTGCTGACTGAGAAGGCTGGAAGCAACACAATGAGCTCGATTGGTGACATGAGCTACTCATCACATGACTCCATCATGCCGGCCAAATCACCTTTGACAGGGAACAGCCTGACAAGGTACTCGAGCCAGACATTCGGCGACGAGCAGGAGTTCCTGAACCGGTGCAAGGACGCTGGTGTCGTGCACATCCTCGGGAACACGGTCGTGCAGGCACGCAGAGATTCGGGGATCGTCAAGAAGGTGGCTGTGAATTATGTGTACGCCTTCCTTAGGAAGCTGTGCAGGGAGAACAGTGTGATCTTCAATGTTCCTCATGAAAGCCTTCTGAATGTAGGCCAGATATATTACATATGA
- the LOC120678537 gene encoding putative potassium transporter 12 isoform X1, which yields MLMASISDSEATNRGSMWELDQNLDQPMDEEASQLKNMYIEKKFSSILLLRLAFQSLGVVFGDLGTSPLYVFYNIFPHGVDDDEDVIGALSLIIYTLTLIPLMKYVFVVLRANDNGQGGTFALYSLLCRHAKVSTIPNQHKTDEELTTYSRQTYEENSLAAKVKRWLEGHAYKKNCLLILVLIGTCTAIGDGILTPAISVLSASGGIRVQNQNMSTDVVVIVAVVILIGLFCMQHYGTDKVGWLFAPLVLLWFILIGSVGVVNIHKYNSSVLKAYNPVYIFRYFKRGKSEIWASLGGVMLSITGTEALYADLCHFPVLAIQIAFTLVVFPCLLLAYTGQAAYIIDHKDHVADAFYRSIPGPIYWPAFIIATLAAVVASQATISATYSIIKQALALGCFPRVNVVHTSKKFLGQIYIPDINWILMILCIAVTAGFKNQSQIGNAYGTAVVIVMLVTTFLMVPVMLLVWKSHWILVVIFLVLSLTVELPYFTACINKVDQGGWVPLVIAITFFIIMYVWHFCTVKRYEFEMHSKVSMAWILGLGPSLGLVRVPGIGFVYTELASGVPHIFSHFITNLPAIHSVVVFACVKYLPVYTVPVEERFIMKRIGPKNYHMFRCVARYGYKDIHKKDEDFEKMLLDRLLVFVRLESMMDGYSDSEDFTMMEQKGERSTRALLTEKAGSNTMSSIGDMSYSSHDSIMPAKSPLTGNSLTRYSSQTFGDEQEFLNRCKDAGVVHILGNTVVQARRDSGIVKKVAVNYVYAFLRKLCRENSVIFNVPHESLLNVGQIYYI from the exons ATGCTAATGGCGTCGATATCGGATAGCGAGGCGACCAACCGGGGAAGCATGTGGGAGCTGGATCAGAACCTTGATCAGCCCATGGATGAGGAGGCTAGTCAGCTGAAGAACATGTACATAGAAAAG AAGTTTTCATCAATTTTGTTACTGCGGCTCGCGTTTCAGAGCCTTGGCGTAGTATTTGGTGATTTAGGTACATCACCATTGTATGTTTTCTACAATATCTTTCCACATGgggttgatgatgatgaagatgttatTGGAGCTCTGTCCTTGATCATTTACACACTTACCCTCATCCCTCTGATGAAGTACGTTTTTGTTGTCTTGCGAGCCAATGATAATGGTCAAG GTGGCACATTTGCTCTTTATTCTCTACTGTGCCGGCATGCAAAGGTCAGCACTATACCCAACCAACATAAGACCGATGAAGAATTAACCACATATAGTCGGCAAACTTATGAGGAGAATTCACTTGCAGCAAAAGTGAAGAGATGGCTAGAGGGACATGCATATAAAAAGAATTGTCTTCTTATTCTCGTTCTCATTGGTACATGTACCGCCATTGGAGATGGAATCCTTACTCCTGCTATATCAG TTCTCTCTGCATCAGGTGGAATAAGGGTTCAGAACCAGAACATGAGCACAG ATGTGGTTGTAATTGTTGCTGTGGTCATATTAATTGGCTTATTCTGCATGCAACACTATGGGACAGATAAAGTTGGGTGGCTCTTTGCACCTCTAGTGCTCCTTTGGTTTATTCTAATTGGAAGTGTTGGGGTAGTGAACATACACAAGTACAACAGTTCTGTTCTAAAAGCATATAATCCAGTCTACATCTTCCGGTATTTCAAACGAGGGAAATCTGAGATTTGGGCATCTCTTGGAGGGGTCATGCTTAGCATCACAG GAACTGAAGCATTGTATGCTGATCTCTGTCACTTCCCTGTATTGGCTATTCAG ATCGCCTTCACCTTAGTGGTGTTCCCATGCCTTCTACTGGCATACACTGGGCAGGCTGCTTACATTATTGACCACAAGGACCATGTAGCTGATGCTTTCTATCGCTCCATCCCAG GACCCATATACTGGCCAGCCTTCATCATAGCAACTCTTGCAGCTGTAGTCGCAAGTCAAGCAACCATATCTGCTACTTACTCAATAATAAAGCAAGCTCTTGCACTGGGTTGTTTCCCCCGTGTCAATGTTGTCCATACCTCAAAGAAATTTCTGGGGCAGATTTACATCCCTGACATCAACTGGATACTTATGATTCTTTGCATTGCTGTGACTGCTGGATTCAAGAACCAAAGCCAGATAGGAAATGCATATG GCACTGCGGTGGTGATTGTTATGCTAGTTACAACATTCCTTATGGTCCCAGTTATGCTGCTTGTATGGAAGAGCCACTGGATTCTTGTTGTCATCTTCCTAGTGCTCTCCTTGACGGTTGAGCTCCCATACTTCACAGCCTGCATTAATAAAGTGGACCAAGGTGGATGGGTTCCCCTAGTCATCGCCATAaccttcttcatcatcatgtaCGTGTGGCATTTCTGCACCGTGAAGCGCTATGAATTTGAGATGCACAGCAAGGTCTCTATGGCCTGGATTCTGGGACTAGGGCCAAGCCTTGGCCTTGTCAGGGTCCCTGGAATAGGCTTTGTGTATACCGAGCTTGCAAGTGGTGTCCCACATATCTTCTCCCATTTCATCACCAACCTCCCTGCCATCCATTCGGTTGTTGTCTTTGCCTGTGTGAAGTACCTGCCGGTATATACAGTCCCTGTTGAAGAACGGTTCATCATGAAGAGGATTGGGCCAAAGAACTATCACATGTTCCGCTGTGTCGCAAGGTATGGATACAAGGACATCCACAAGAAAGACGAAGACTTTGAGAAGATGCTCCTCGACAGGCTCTTGGTCTTTGTCAGACTAGAGAGCATGATGGATGGCTACTCCGACTCTGAGGATTTCACCATGATGGAGCAGAAGGGTGAGAGGTCCACCAGAGCACTGCTGACTGAGAAGGCTGGAAGCAACACAATGAGCTCGATTGGTGACATGAGCTACTCATCACATGACTCCATCATGCCGGCCAAATCACCTTTGACAGGGAACAGCCTGACAAGGTACTCGAGCCAGACATTCGGCGACGAGCAGGAGTTCCTGAACCGGTGCAAGGACGCTGGTGTCGTGCACATCCTCGGGAACACGGTCGTGCAGGCACGCAGAGATTCGGGGATCGTCAAGAAGGTGGCTGTGAATTATGTGTACGCCTTCCTTAGGAAGCTGTGCAGGGAGAACAGTGTGATCTTCAATGTTCCTCATGAAAGCCTTCTGAATGTAGGCCAGATATATTACATATGA